One window of Hyphomicrobiales bacterium genomic DNA carries:
- a CDS encoding TIGR02281 family clan AA aspartic protease has product MEQIVRWTFMLAAFAIVAQLGLDYFVEQKTAHKLAVTEEGESSEFVAKYEDIEDPLPERAVEVDAGRNGHFFIDAKVNGSTIPFLIDTGASAVALSHEAGRDAGLDLSQEDYTVRVNTANGVIAAAPVTLDTIRYETIRLHNIRAFVMPKGALSGHSLLGNSFLSKLREFRIERGKLIMLP; this is encoded by the coding sequence ATGGAACAGATTGTCAGATGGACATTTATGTTGGCGGCGTTTGCAATCGTCGCTCAGTTGGGTTTGGATTATTTTGTAGAGCAAAAAACTGCTCACAAATTGGCTGTGACTGAAGAAGGCGAATCATCCGAATTTGTCGCAAAGTATGAAGATATTGAAGACCCTCTGCCAGAGCGGGCTGTAGAAGTTGATGCTGGCCGCAATGGCCATTTCTTTATCGATGCAAAAGTAAACGGCTCCACTATTCCGTTTTTAATTGATACGGGCGCATCAGCCGTTGCCCTAAGCCATGAAGCAGGTCGGGATGCTGGTTTGGATCTATCGCAAGAAGATTACACGGTTCGAGTGAACACGGCGAACGGTGTTATTGCGGCAGCTCCAGTTACGCTAGATACCATTCGTTATGAAACCATTCGGCTTCACAATATTAGAGCATTTGTCATGCCCAAAGGCGCCCTTTCTGGCCACAGCCTGCTTGGTAATTCGTTTTTGAGCAAGTTGCGTGAGTTTCGTATCGAGCGCGGTAAACTTATTATGCTGCCATAG
- a CDS encoding XRE family transcriptional regulator: MSSSEKISSKPLKPALNQDPHKVDDEREKVLEIAIGREVRLARKQHDITVAELAAMTGLSNGMLSKIENGQISPSLTTLQTLANALSMPITSFFRGFEETKQVVHVKAGQGAEAERRGTRAGHQYNLLGHLGANQSGVVVEPYLITLTEESDTFPDFQHEGIELIYMLDGVVEYRHGDETFMLEAGDSLFFDADAPHGPKAHVQLPARYLSIISYPQQS, from the coding sequence ATGTCTTCGTCTGAAAAAATATCGTCAAAACCGCTAAAACCAGCACTCAATCAAGACCCACACAAGGTTGATGATGAACGGGAAAAGGTGCTTGAGATCGCAATTGGGCGCGAGGTTCGATTAGCGCGCAAGCAGCATGACATCACCGTTGCTGAATTGGCCGCAATGACCGGCCTTTCAAACGGTATGTTGTCGAAGATCGAGAACGGCCAAATTTCGCCCTCCCTCACAACACTGCAAACATTGGCCAACGCGCTTAGTATGCCAATCACGTCCTTCTTTCGTGGTTTTGAAGAAACCAAACAGGTCGTGCATGTGAAGGCAGGCCAAGGGGCGGAAGCTGAGCGGCGTGGCACAAGAGCGGGTCATCAATACAACCTGCTTGGACATTTAGGCGCCAACCAATCAGGCGTAGTGGTGGAGCCTTATCTCATTACGCTAACGGAAGAATCTGACACCTTCCCCGATTTTCAACATGAGGGTATTGAGCTGATTTATATGCTCGATGGTGTGGTGGAATATCGCCACGGCGACGAGACTTTTATGCTGGAGGCGGGCGATAGTCTTTTCTTTGATGCTGATGCACCACATGGGCCAAAAGCGCATGTTCAATTGCCTGCCCGATATCTCTCCATCATTTCCTACCCGCAGCAAAGTTAA
- a CDS encoding glutamine amidotransferase family protein, producing MCGIVGLFLKDKALEPKLGDLLSDMLITMSDRGPDSAGIAIYSPSDQSKLTVQSDHADTAFPALADDLANVLGAKPALTIRDTHAVFNVAADKVQEVRGRISEQHPDIRVMSSGEMVEIYKEVGLPADVVDRFDIRDMQGTHGVGHTRMATESAVTTLGAHPFSTDEDQCLVHNGSLSNHNSLRRKLVREGMTFETENDTEVGAAYIANKMQNGANLGDALEESLNDLDGFYTFVIGTRDGFGVLRDPIACKPAVLAETDQYVAFGSEYRALVNLPGIEDAKVWEPEPATVYFWER from the coding sequence ATGTGTGGAATTGTTGGCCTGTTTTTAAAAGACAAAGCGCTGGAGCCAAAGCTCGGTGATTTATTGTCTGATATGCTGATTACAATGTCAGACCGTGGACCAGATAGTGCTGGGATTGCGATTTATTCTCCCTCTGATCAATCTAAGCTCACCGTGCAATCCGATCATGCGGACACGGCCTTCCCTGCCCTCGCGGATGATTTAGCAAATGTTCTAGGTGCAAAGCCTGCGCTCACAATTCGCGATACTCATGCCGTGTTCAATGTGGCGGCTGATAAAGTGCAAGAGGTACGCGGTCGTATCAGCGAACAGCATCCAGACATTCGCGTGATGAGCAGCGGCGAGATGGTGGAAATTTATAAAGAAGTAGGTCTTCCAGCAGATGTGGTCGACCGCTTTGATATTCGCGACATGCAGGGAACCCACGGTGTCGGTCATACCCGCATGGCAACAGAGTCTGCTGTAACCACACTTGGCGCGCACCCGTTTTCGACCGATGAAGACCAGTGCCTCGTACATAACGGGTCACTCTCCAATCACAATTCACTACGCCGTAAATTGGTGCGTGAAGGCATGACCTTTGAGACTGAAAACGATACCGAAGTGGGTGCTGCTTATATCGCCAACAAAATGCAAAACGGCGCAAACCTTGGCGATGCCTTGGAAGAAAGCCTGAACGATCTGGACGGCTTCTACACATTCGTCATCGGCACACGTGACGGGTTCGGTGTGTTGCGTGACCCAATCGCGTGCAAGCCTGCGGTTCTGGCTGAAACCGATCAATATGTCGCCTTCGGTTCTGAATATCGAGCACTGGTGAACCTGCCAGGCATTGAAGATGCCAAAGTCTGGGAACCAGAGCCTGCAACCGTCTATTTCTGGGAGCGCTAA
- a CDS encoding GXGXG domain-containing protein — MNTIDLSTIELRELNATLQDQKQGSNETVWEVLNPRGAHAIAVGLDGPMKVSIKGSTGYYCGGMNKEADIHVLGSAGPGVAENMMSGTVVIEGDASQYAGATGHGGTLVVKGNASSRCGISMKGIDIVVHGNVGHMSAFMAQSGNLVVCGDAGDALGDSLYEAQLFVRGSVKSLGADCVEKEMRTEHLEILADLLERGEVSDAKPEDFRRYGSARELYHFNIDNVGAY, encoded by the coding sequence ATGAATACGATTGATTTGTCCACTATTGAGTTACGTGAATTAAACGCCACGCTTCAAGATCAAAAACAAGGATCAAACGAGACCGTATGGGAAGTGCTTAACCCACGGGGTGCGCATGCGATCGCGGTGGGTCTTGATGGTCCAATGAAAGTCTCAATCAAAGGGTCAACCGGATATTATTGTGGTGGCATGAACAAAGAAGCCGACATTCATGTGCTCGGTTCTGCTGGTCCTGGTGTTGCAGAAAACATGATGTCTGGCACTGTGGTGATCGAGGGTGACGCCAGCCAATATGCAGGTGCTACAGGCCACGGCGGCACGTTGGTTGTGAAGGGTAACGCCTCTTCACGGTGCGGTATTTCCATGAAGGGCATTGATATTGTTGTCCACGGCAATGTCGGACATATGTCTGCCTTCATGGCGCAATCTGGCAATCTTGTTGTGTGCGGTGATGCTGGTGATGCGCTGGGCGATAGTCTTTATGAAGCACAGCTTTTTGTGCGTGGTTCCGTGAAGTCCTTGGGTGCCGATTGCGTTGAAAAAGAAATGCGTACTGAACACCTAGAGATCTTAGCCGACCTATTAGAGCGCGGCGAAGTATCCGATGCAAAGCCCGAAGATTTCCGCCGCTATGGTTCAGCGCGAGAACTCTATCACTTCAATATCGACAACGTAGGCGCTTACTAG